The genomic DNA AGGTCCTCGCCCGGGCCGGCCGCGAGGTCGTCGGCATCGACATCAGCGAGGCCGCCGCCGGCCACGCCGTCACCGCCCTGGAGGCCTCGACCGCCCGCGCCGTGCAGCGTGAGCGGCTGACCGAGCAGGAGCGCGGCGACATCCTCGCCCGCTTCCGCACCTTCACCGACCTTCAGGCCGCGGCCGACGCCGACCTGGTCATCGAGGTGACCCCGGAGTCGTACGAGATCAAGCAGCAGGTCCTCCGCGCCCTCGACGGCATCGTGCGTGCGGACACCATCCTCGCCACCGGCACCAACGCCCTCTCGGTCACGCGTCTCGCGGCCGACTCGGCGCACCCCGAGCGCGTCCTCGGGCTGCACTTCTTCAACCCGGCGCCCGCGATGAAGCTGGTCGAGGTCGTCTCGTCCGTGCTGACCGCGCCCACCGCCGTCGCCGCGGTCACCAACCTCGCGCTCGACCTCGGCAAGGAGCCCGTCGCGGTCGGCGACCGCCCCGGCTTCGTCGCCGACGGGCTGCTGTTCGGCTACCTCAACCAGGCCGCCGCGATGTACGAGGCGAAGTACGCCTCCCGCGAGGACATCGACGCCGCGATGAAGCTGGGCTGCGGACTGCCCATGGGCCCGCTCGCCCTGCTCGACCTGATCGGCGTCGACACCGCGCGCACCGTCCTGGAGGCCATGTACGCCGAGTCCCGCGACCGCCTGCACGCCCCCGCGCCGATCCTCAAGCAGCTCAGCGAGGCGGGCCTGACCGGCCGCAAGTCGGGACGCGGCTTCTACTCGTACGACGAGCCCGGCAGCGCCACCGTCGTGCGGGACGCGCTGACGCCGCTCTCCGGAGGACCCGGGGAGCAGGGCCGTACGGTCCGCTCGGTCGGCGTCGCCGGCTCCGGCACCATGGCGTCCGGCATCGCCGAGGTCTTCGCGAAGGCCGGGTACGAGGTCGTCCTCGCCGCCCGCAGCGAGGAGAAGGCGCAGACGGCCAAGGCCCGGATCGGCAAGTCCCTGTCGCGTTCCGTCGACAAGGGCCGGCTCACGGCCGAGGCCGCGGCCGAGACCCTGGACCGGATCACCCCGGCGGGCTCGTACGACGCCTTCGCGGACGTCGATCTCGCCCTGGAGGCCGTCGCCGAGGACCTGGAGATCAAGCAGCAGCTGTTCGCCACGTTCGACAAGGTCTGCAAGCCCGGCGCGATCCTCGCCACCACCACCTCCTCGCTGCCCGTCGTCGCCTGCGCCCGTGCCACCTCGCGCCCGCAGGACGTGATCGGCATGCACTTCTTCAACCCGGCTCCGGCGATGAAGCTGGTCGAGGTGGTCCGCACGGTCCTGACCGGTGACGATGTGCACGCCACGGTCCGCGAGGTCTGCGCCAAGATCCGCAAGCACCCCGTGGACTGCGGCGACCGGGCCGGATTCATCGTGAACGCGCTGCTGTTCCCGTACCTGAACAACGCGATCAAGATGGTGCAGGAGCACTACGCGACGCTCGACGACATCGACGCCGCGATGAAGCTGGGCGGCGGGTACCCGATGGGACCCTTCGAACTCCTGGACGTCGTCGGCCTCGACGTCTCCCTGGCCATCGAGAAGGTCCTGCACCGCGAGTTCCGCGACCCGGGCCTGGCCCCGGCGCCGCTCCTGGAGCACCTGGTGGCCGCGGGCTGCCTCGGCCGCAAGACCGGCCGTGGTTTCCGCGAATATGCCAAGCGCTGACCGTCCCGACGACTGGTTCGCGGACAGCCCCGACTGGGGCGGACTCCTCGATCCGGCCGGCCACCCCCCGCCCACGCCGGGCGGGGGGAATCCCGGACGTGCACGCTCCCCTGCGCAGATGCAGTACGTTCGGGTCATGTCCCAGCCCGCCAGGTCCTCACGTACCGCAGCCACGCCCGACGCGCCGGAAAGTGCCGCGGGCAGTCGTGCTGCCGCCCAGCGGCTCAAGATGCGCCGCGAACTGGCGGCCGCGGCGATGGAACTGTTCGCGACCAAGGGGTACGAGGCGACCACCGTCGACGAGATCGCGGCGGCCGCGGGGGTCGCGCGGCGCACGTTCTTCCGCCACTTCCGCTCCAAGGAAGAGGCGATCTTCCCCGACCACGACGACACCCTGGTCCGGGCGGAGGCGGTGCTCAACGCCGCGCCCGCGCACGAGCATCCGCTCGACACGGTGTGCCGTGGCATCAAGGAAGTCATGAAGATGTACGCGGCCCGGCCCGAGATCTCCGTGTCGCGCTACAAGCTCACCCGCGAGGTCCCGACGCTGC from Streptomyces avermitilis MA-4680 = NBRC 14893 includes the following:
- a CDS encoding 3-hydroxyacyl-CoA dehydrogenase family protein, whose amino-acid sequence is MATPPFDPSLSPLKTVAVIGLGTMGTGIAEVLARAGREVVGIDISEAAAGHAVTALEASTARAVQRERLTEQERGDILARFRTFTDLQAAADADLVIEVTPESYEIKQQVLRALDGIVRADTILATGTNALSVTRLAADSAHPERVLGLHFFNPAPAMKLVEVVSSVLTAPTAVAAVTNLALDLGKEPVAVGDRPGFVADGLLFGYLNQAAAMYEAKYASREDIDAAMKLGCGLPMGPLALLDLIGVDTARTVLEAMYAESRDRLHAPAPILKQLSEAGLTGRKSGRGFYSYDEPGSATVVRDALTPLSGGPGEQGRTVRSVGVAGSGTMASGIAEVFAKAGYEVVLAARSEEKAQTAKARIGKSLSRSVDKGRLTAEAAAETLDRITPAGSYDAFADVDLALEAVAEDLEIKQQLFATFDKVCKPGAILATTTSSLPVVACARATSRPQDVIGMHFFNPAPAMKLVEVVRTVLTGDDVHATVREVCAKIRKHPVDCGDRAGFIVNALLFPYLNNAIKMVQEHYATLDDIDAAMKLGGGYPMGPFELLDVVGLDVSLAIEKVLHREFRDPGLAPAPLLEHLVAAGCLGRKTGRGFREYAKR
- a CDS encoding TetR family transcriptional regulator — encoded protein: MSQPARSSRTAATPDAPESAAGSRAAAQRLKMRRELAAAAMELFATKGYEATTVDEIAAAAGVARRTFFRHFRSKEEAIFPDHDDTLVRAEAVLNAAPAHEHPLDTVCRGIKEVMKMYAARPEISVSRYKLTREVPTLREAEIASVARYERLFTRYLLGHFDEHAHDDDANDDPLLAEVAASAVVTAHNHVLRRWLRAGGQGDVEAQLDHAFAIVRKTFGTGIGAGRETAPPRSAPASSFTDGDVLVTVARVDAPLDQVMRTIEQALKERS